GACCAAAGTAGGTTTGTCGTTTGGAGAGTTAAAATTCTCAAAGACTGTACTACACTGGATAAACGATGCTCTGATGGTGATATTCTTTTTAGTGGTTGGGCTTGAGATAAAAAGAGAGATGTTAGTCGGAGAACTAGCATCTGTGAAAAAGTCTGTATTTCCATCTATAGCGGCTCTAGGCGGTGTGCTAGCACCTATAACAATATACTCAATATTCAACTTCGGCAAAGATAGCTTTAGAGGTTGGGGAATACCAATGGCAACAGACATAGCATTCACAATAGCAGTCATGATGCTTATGGGCAAGTTAGTGTCTCATGCTTCAAAAGTTAACATAACCGCACTTGCAATAGTTGATGATATTATGGCTCTTCTTGTTATAGCAATATTCTACTCAACAGGAGTTAGAATTGAGTATGTTTTAATCTCTTTTCTAGTTGTAGCAGTGATTTTGATCCTAAACAAGTTGAACATACGATTTACGATAGTGTATGTAATATTAGGTTTCGTGTTGTGGATACTATTTCTACACTCAGGGATACACCCAACGATAGCAGGTGTTCTTCTAGCGTTCGCCATACCTTCAAATGTAACGCAAAGAAACCTTCCTCTTGAGGTTAAGAGTATCTCGGATGCTCTAGAAAAAATTTCAGAGAATATATCAAAAGGTAAAGTATTAGGAACAACAAAACCAGACTTTCAGGAGACAAAGCTGAAACTTAAGAGAATTGAACCACCACTTCAGAGATTTGAGACTTCACTAACACCTTGGGTATCCTTTCTCATACTACCACTTTTTGCTCTAGCAAACTCGGGTGTATATGTAGGTAGTTTTACATGGAACGACCTTACACATCCTGTATTATTAGGTGTTGCAGTAGGACTACTACTAGGAAAATCAACAGGTATATTCACCTTATCTTACCTTGCTACTAGAATAGGCATCGCAGAAATATCTGAAAAATTGTCTTGGAAAGAGTTCTATGGTGTTTCTTGGTTCGCAGGAATAGGTTTCACAATGGCACTCTTTATAGCACATCTATCCTTTGACAGTATGCCTCATTATCTTGACCTAGCCAAGGTAGGAATATATATTGGTAGCCTAGGTTCAGTGA
This sequence is a window from Spirochaetota bacterium. Protein-coding genes within it:
- the nhaA gene encoding Na+/H+ antiporter NhaA; translation: MDMKNKNASIFLSISNFFRSEVSGGVVVLISALVGIILANSPLKDIYFSILETKVGLSFGELKFSKTVLHWINDALMVIFFLVVGLEIKREMLVGELASVKKSVFPSIAALGGVLAPITIYSIFNFGKDSFRGWGIPMATDIAFTIAVMMLMGKLVSHASKVNITALAIVDDIMALLVIAIFYSTGVRIEYVLISFLVVAVILILNKLNIRFTIVYVILGFVLWILFLHSGIHPTIAGVLLAFAIPSNVTQRNLPLEVKSISDALEKISENISKGKVLGTTKPDFQETKLKLKRIEPPLQRFETSLTPWVSFLILPLFALANSGVYVGSFTWNDLTHPVLLGVAVGLLLGKSTGIFTLSYLATRIGIAEISEKLSWKEFYGVSWFAGIGFTMALFIAHLSFDSMPHYLDLAKVGIYIGSLGSVIVGVTLLLLFNIRSKKKPT